A genome region from Ptiloglossa arizonensis isolate GNS036 chromosome 4, iyPtiAriz1_principal, whole genome shotgun sequence includes the following:
- the Dnapol-alpha73 gene encoding DNA polymerase alpha subunit B isoform X2 — protein sequence MRLSVSFVSFEIFSRSFVQRRSLRLSNKFKQIKRVRSPTTETGNESKLRAVDQTFSPSTYTSKVNVPNRAPSTTVRGKVLLHFGPDVHSWKKRNEYDVSIVKADNPHVPKDVVYMYEMLSKQEVALSSSCESFGERLCHIWNEIGPTSSNVRYVRNVLSVSQAAFRTWGRIFTIIDKSSGIKTVMLEGCKRSTGHNNAPIVRLDLSGIKHYSVFPGQIVAVEGVNTTGNVLLVNELFLKGYAPLADAPQLSKDLRVYVAIGPFTTTDNLNYQPLWDLMECVVEDEPNVLILVGPFIEYTHPEIKNGTLKDTYQDFFDKLLSRVMQCLRGLSTRVVLVSSNRDAHHDAVFPTPEFEIYTNKIGSSTANLHSMPDPCIINVEGLQIGVTSVDTLRHLGQQEISNTPGMDRLGRLADHVLSQATFYPLYPPITGLNLDTTLWKNYACFERQPHIMILPSDVRYYAKIVNECLVLNPERLQKYIYAKLCVRPASNGKWDPKNVSCEIAKV from the exons ATGCGTCTTTCGgtgtcgttcgtttcttttgagATTTTCTCAAGGTCTTTCGTGCAAAGGCGATCTCTTCGGCTATCGAATAAGTTTAAG cAAATTAAAAGAGTGAGAAGCCCGACGACAGAAaccggaaatgaaagtaaattaCGAGCGGTGGACCAAACGTTTTCGCCATCAACCTACACGTCAAAAGT AAATGTGCCCAATCGTGCCCCAAGTACGACCGTTAGAGGCAAAGTTCTCTTGCATTTCGGTCCAGATGTACATTCTTGGAAGAAGCGGAACGAGTATGACGTATCGATCGTTAAGGCCGATAATCCTCACGTACCGAAAGATGTGGTATACATGTACGAAATGCTGTCCAAACAAGAGGTAGCTCTCAGTAGCAGTTGTGAAAGTTTTGGTGAGCGACTGTGCCACATTTGGAACGAAATTGGACCCACTAGTTCCAACGTGCGTTACGTGCGAAACGTATTGTCCGTGAGCCAAGCAGCGTTTAGAACATGGGGCAGAATATTCACCATAATCGATAAATCGTCCGGTATCAAGACGGTGATGCTGGAAGGCTGCAAGAGGTCCACCGGTCACAACAACGCGCCTATTGTCCGGTTGGATCTCAGCGGTATCAAGCATTATTCGGTTTTTCCGGGCCAAATAGTCGCGGTGGAAGGTGTCAATACTACAGGAAACGTTCTACTGGTGAACGAATTGTTCCTAAAGGGATACGCACCGTTGGCCGATGCTCCACAATTATCGAAAGACTTGAGAGTGTACGTTGCGATCGGTCCGTTCACAACTACGGACAATTTGAACTACCAACCGTTATGGGATCTAATGGAATGTGTCGTCGAAGACGAGCCAAATGTATTGATTTTGGTCGGTCCTTTTATAGAGTACACCCATCCTGAGATTAAGAACGGCACCTTGAAAGATACTTATCAAGACTTTTTTGATAAACTTTTGTCGAGAGTTATGCAATGCTTACGAGG GCTGTCCACGCGTGTTGTATTAGTATCGTCCAATCGGGACGCGCATCACGATGCAGTTTTTCCGACACCGGAATTCGAGATATATACGAACAAAATTGGATCGAGCACTGCGAATCTGCATTCTATGCCAGACCCGTGTATAATAAACGTGGAAGGTTTGCAAATAGGAGTAACCTCTGTCGATACTCTCAGACATCTAGGACAGCAAGAAATATC gAATACACCTGGCATGGACAGACTCGGCCGTTTAGCCGATCATGTGTTGTCCCAAGCTACGTTCTATCCCTTGTACCCACCTATCACGGGTCTGAATCTCGATACGACGCTTTGGAAGAACTATGCTTGTTTCGAACGACAACCTCATATAATGATTTTACCCTCTGATGTTAGATACTATGCCAAGATAGTTAACGAATGCCTCGTTTTAAATCCGGAACGATTGCAAAAATATATCTACGCCAAATTGTGCGTACGGCCGGCCAGTAACGGGAAATGGGACCCGAAAAATGTATCCTGTGAGATTGCGAAAGTTTAG